From Epinephelus fuscoguttatus linkage group LG17, E.fuscoguttatus.final_Chr_v1:
gcccgtttccactgaagaagttcctggtactatttgggggcaggaactactacaggaacgtcctctcgctcggccctctcaaccgcagtgtctccactgagagagcggagtagcaaggctattcaagagaaggctgagacacggggtcaaacatggggggattgcacatgcgcagtgtaacttgagttgcgatgctggagggtgacagcaggggcgCTAGATAAAAAGCGCAGGATCTGCTCAGGCGATCAAGGAGTGCGCTTGGTGCggtctgcttggacttttggacgGCGGCTACCGGAAGTTGTcggaattgcatctctgtcattctcacccacaacgcaggccaccagtgacagtccaataataagctgtgaaaatgacatgcatgcacatcccCTTTATTCCGCGGTCTCACGCCATCTactgagcctttgaggaagtgcagaccagattttactgcgcatgtgcaaccCACCCATGTTTGACCCTGTGtttcagccttctcttgaacaGCCttgcggagtaggaggaaggttcctgtgaAGTTACGgggctctgtatgtgacataatcgttgcgcgaccattttgaccggggggatgttagccgttagcggtgtctgtaataactccggtcacggtctgtgaaaaaaatattttttccagcggatgtcttagttacaacatgattgagctaactggagtagtttcatgtcatatccgacaacggaaggcttttaacagatgacgtcctgatgttagctttgctgctgctgttagctgtccctgtcagctgatgctttctagacatcgtgatttcccaaaactgaataaataccacacatagcaacacaaaactgctttgatagctcaatcatgttgtaactaagatatccgctggaaaaaataatgagcgtttattgagttattacagacaccgctaacagctaacgttagcccagctaatctacgataaccatgttattaatcaGAGCTCTACGGCactgttattaattacaaaacgtcacatcccgccttgagtatgtCCATTCAGCActaagtaatccccaagccccagccaggagtttctcggggccgttctCAGTACCTACTCCAAgacagggacttgtttagcccctgtaaaagttccggaactctgtccttcgggggtggttcctgcggtggagacacgcaccaacggccccggccccataaaattaccccgaagttcctgcgttggaaacgggcctaatgtCTTAAAACGAGTACTTTCCAGTTAACAGCATCTCACCGTTGCTGTGACTGTTGCTATTGTATGGCATATCAAACTATAagttattaatcataaataaacaagtttcaactaTTAAATGTGGTCAgattttggaccttgtccacttttgtgtagggatctgctgcagactgactttgcGGAGATGATcgtgtttttacatggattagtgtattgtcctcttactaccactagatggcacaaaaagtgtccacgattgaggacaacaggtcttattagccctttttacacaggaattgtgcaaatttgcaggaaagcccaatcagtcttttttcagcattggcagtataaaaacaaaatcggggagtgcagcaaaatgccgcctacctacttttgtttatacagaatgtgcctttttcggggcaatggggggcgtgagcaagtaacaaaacatgtagctcagtgtgtgacgtaaacagtgacgtgggagggaagccgcggctggtcagtccttcggcgattctctcctAAGTCAGCCCGTCCTTCACTGTCCCCGTCATTTGACGGTTattggcctcttcgtttgcgaggacaaggaggacgcacaattccttgtctccccagttgctcatctttacagtgtctgtcaggtttgtgtttccctcttgctactagctgctcgctcattcctgctatcagctgtttcctgtttatccaccaccagtgggtcgctcgtgcggcgtcatcaacagctcctcccacaagtcatcaacagcccctcccgttgcggaagggcACCTCATTCTTACTAAACCACaaaggttctgccaatatgtctaccctactaggcggaaaattgggcacctcggatcaactcgccaatccggtgTGTCTAAGcactcacagcttgccggcaaaacggcccaactttcgccaaaaatctggcagtggaAAAAGGAGCTTTAGTTAAGCAGTATGAAGTGTACGGTCCAGTAAACCcgaaatgtgatgtcctcatatgaggatgcAGGGTATCAGGAGacccaggtccctatggacAGAGCTACTGCCGCTCCCCCATGCTGGATCCTTAatatagttttgtttgtttcttctaTCCTTAACTAAACaaggcaaaaataaatatacatatgcAGTTATTAAACTGAACACAGGGGGGAGCATTCATGTTGAAGTGCATATAGGTAAGCTCCAGGTAATGAGGATCAGGTGGGGAATGGGGAAGCATGTAGCATCTCACTGACAAAAGTTtacacatttatatttgtttgcaCTAACTAAATAGATAAGTAATGTTAGCTCAAGAGCTTAGCCAACAACctgttttatacatctgaagaacttggcaaccagaccaggcgtctaactGAGACAGGTCTTTATTAGGCATCACAATGTGTAGCTacactgggctagtaaaaggcACTGGGCGTTTGATTGAAGTTTTACAATACACAACTAAATGATCTGTCAACTTTTGTTAATGTAAACTCTTAAAATCTCTGCAGGGACCCAGCGTTCATCAGTCAGCTACGGACGGTTATGGCGACCATTGTGATGGAGAGAATCGGGCGAGTGTTCATCACCCTGCAGCAGATCAGGGAGGTTCCCCGGATGCTGACTGAGGCTGCGCCCTCCATGCCCGGCACCGTAAGAGACATCGATGTTCCCCACTACTTCAGGGAGCGCTACATCGGCACCGGTTACAGACCACTCAACCAGAACTGGCGCTACTACTTCCTGTCTTTATTCCAGCGCCACAATGAGACCATCAACGTCTGGACTCACCTGCTGGCAGTTTTAGTTATTCTGATTAAACTGCAACAGCTCACTGAGACTGTGGACTTTATTGGTGATCCGCATTCGTGGCCCCTGTTGATCCTCATCCTGTCCTCCTTGACCTACTCGGCGTGCAGTGTAATCGCTCACCTGCTGGGTGGAAAGTCTGAGCTGTGTCACTACACCTTCTTCTATCTGGACTATGTAGGAGTAGCACAGTATCAGTACGGCAGCGCTGTAGTTCACTTTTACTATGCTGTGGATGAGGGCTTGCACAGATACATGCATGGGATCTTCATGCCCGTCGCCACCATCCTCAACTGTCTGTCATGCCTGGGATGCTGCTATGGCAAGTACTGTAACCACAACTCGCCGGCGTGGGTGCGTAAGGTGTGCCAGGTGGTGCCTTCAGGACTTACCTATATGTGGGACATCAGTCCTGTGGTTAAAAGACTCATGTCATGGTCTACAGCCAGCGATGACCCTGCCCTTATTTACCACTTTGGCCAGGTGGCGTTCTTTCTCAGCTGCACCTTCTTCTTTACCGTCCCTCTGCTGGAACGCTGCTTCCCAGGGCGGTGCGATTTTGTCGGACAGAGCCATCAGGTGTTCCATGTTCTACTAACGTGCTGCACCCTGTGTCAGATCCATGCCTCGCACCTCGACTACGTGGGCCGCAGGCAGCTGTACTCACATCTGCATGGGAGCAACGATGCCGCTCTCTTTGTGGGGTTCTACGTGGTCTCTTTGGTCGTCTGTGCGCTGATAGTTACCTTCATGCTGAGGAAAGTGAAAGAAGTGCTAGACTTGAAAAACAAGTGCAAATAATAGACCAGATGTTGTAGGAACTATATGCAGAAGCATTTATGTGCCTTTCCTTCCAGACTTACTGACCGCTTGATAGACAGGGAACTAATCATACCGTATGTGCTGCTGGCTTGTGTTACGTAGATAGCTGCTGAAATTTGAAAATTTCATCACAGCACAGTAAGTAACCTACAAGAAGGATACATATTGATATCCTGAGGTAGTATTTTGGTACTGATTTGTATTGGATCTTTGAAACAATTCATGGCATCGTATCAGCAAAGGCTAGTGCTTTTACTAAAGAGTCATAGTAATCTAAATCACATACTCAAAACTTAAAAGCCACTGCCTACAGTATATAACCATTTATAAGCTCACTGCTGTAACTGATAACAGTGGATGACATGGTCAGATTTGTGAAATCTGGTATAAGTGGAATAGCATctaaaatatgcaaatatttatttgacatATTATGAAAGTTACTGACTCtagtttttgttatttatgcTGTTGCCGTATATTTAACTCAAAATGATGGGGTTTTAAAATGCTAATCATGGAAATGGTTTAAAGGTGATACACCAGTGATACTCAACCCATGGTCTGTGGACCAAATCTGGCCCCTGATAGGGTGCTGGGTTGCCCACCGACCAGTTTCtaattcacaaaaaaataaattaattcacctgacctgtgcagggATTTGCTTCTTGGTAAAGATAAGTAAGTCAGCAAATGTTGTCAGGTTAAAAACAGGCAATTCATTTATTACATATACTAACAAATATTAGGGCTGTCAGAGTTAACATGCTAATCACGATGCGATCAATTACCGAACATAATGCGTTATTTtcgttattttttaaaaattatgttAATCGCATGCTGCTATTTTGTCACTTCCACGCACACTTTTTTCCAGGTAAGCTACCACAGCggcttcctgctgctgcagaaatGGAAGATAACGATGGCACTGTGCTTTTTAAAGGCTCATGTTATGTTAACAAATTCCCAGACGGCTCAGTTAAGAAGTCAAAAGTAATTTGCACATTGTGTCAAACAGAATTAAAACATCACCAAAATACTTTGAGTTTGAGCTGCCATCTAGGAGCTGAGCACACAGGTACTCAAACTAAATTGAAGAAGTCAACCACAGTGCTTGCTGAATGGGTGGCAACTGACTGCAAAACAGTCAGCATCCAGAACGTCTCCAGACTGTGGGATGTCCTCAGGTCTGCATGTTGTGACCAGTCATATAAGCTCATACGCTGTCACAAGGAGAAATGGTGTCACACATACAGGACCTGTAAGAATCAGAGAAAGCAACTAAACTGGAACTCCTGCGAATGCTGTCGCGTTAACCGAGGATCATTGGACATCAGTGAGTAATCAGTATTATCTCGGAGTATCAACACCCCATATCGGTACTGATTGGATTCACATGTGCTGCATATTTTGTACACGCACTCGTGCACAATTCTCAACGTAGAACCTCAAACATTGTATATCAGAGAATAAGCACTTTGAAGTTGTCTCCACTGTTGTGGCAGCGCAGCACTGATTTGAAAGCAATAAATCTAAAAGTCAAGATCATAAAGTCAGTGTATTTCCATTCATTTGATTCCCAATCAAGACATTCTAGTAAGAAGtgcttcacctgcaaaatatggacttcaaaacagttttgaaatgaaaaataatgaaatgcGATTGAAAATGCGCTAGAAATTTGGCGATTAAtcctgattttaaaaatgtatcgtttgacagccctaataaaTATGGTTAACGTTTTGGTGGCCTCCTCTCACTTTGCAAAGTGAGCACCGGGCCAAGCAACTTGAGTATCTCTGTGATACACTGATCACTGCTTGTGGCAGGACTTTTCCTAGCTTAAAAACAACTCCATAAACGAACTTTAGATACTACAATTTAGTagcggtaaaaaaaaaaaaaaaacttttacaagGTAATAACAATGTTACGCCACACTTAGCCTTTGTGATTGTGCCTTGAGAGACAATTGTTTGGACATTTTATGTAAAATTCAGCACCGAGTTGGTGGTAAATGAGAATTACCTCGTGATTGTTACTATTGTCCAGCCCTAAACGCTATCAGATGATTGTACCGCGTGTAGATTCTTCAGAAACAAAAGCCGTAACATTGAAGTTGAGTTTATACGTGTAGGTTTGAAATCCTTGAAGACGCATGATGACATGTCTGTTATTGCCAGTCTGAGATTTAAATCTTTCGTCGTCTTGCTGGCACAAGTTCTGTTTCACAGCACTGTTAGATATTATTTAATACACTGCCTTTTGACTGTATTTAAGAAGGATGGATTTTTATGAGGG
This genomic window contains:
- the paqr7a gene encoding progestin and adipoQ receptor family member VII, a isoform X1, whose protein sequence is MATIVMERIGRVFITLQQIREVPRMLTEAAPSMPGTVRDIDVPHYFRERYIGTGYRPLNQNWRYYFLSLFQRHNETINVWTHLLAVLVILIKLQQLTETVDFIGDPHSWPLLILILSSLTYSACSVIAHLLGGKSELCHYTFFYLDYVGVAQYQYGSAVVHFYYAVDEGLHRYMHGIFMPVATILNCLSCLGCCYGKYCNHNSPAWVRKVCQVVPSGLTYMWDISPVVKRLMSWSTASDDPALIYHFGQVAFFLSCTFFFTVPLLERCFPGRCDFVGQSHQVFHVLLTCCTLCQIHASHLDYVGRRQLYSHLHGSNDAALFVGFYVVSLVVCALIVTFMLRKVKEVLDLKNKCK